A single genomic interval of Aedes aegypti strain LVP_AGWG chromosome 1, AaegL5.0 Primary Assembly, whole genome shotgun sequence harbors:
- the LOC110676020 gene encoding uncharacterized protein LOC110676020 isoform X4, producing the protein MPSGNDCWRYGSGKFSRRRSTWTRASSTTSRRCSARISRPAARETLDDPNMLILKMEPCDSELMDVQKEVDPEYPKDDPLWSDHKNTSTKRRNSKGKSTKVAYTKIAAQFVKERDGRFECHFDPDSGCRYAQRLLDLNNYVRHCRTKHKERASRLGLVVGVPATDEVPFKEPEVVDTVQTGEERKPSLKYTIIARKLIKKSQKGTFFCAIDERSRCRYSQTKRSLLNFVRHFRRAHAKEATKYDLFRKMVAKKPVHLVLKRRIPRSDGVNLAEILTHHIKRLDGMFWCAIDEQSPCKYVQENYSMSNFLRHFRTVHPMEAMVRNLAGKDGQVQIENRKRYARKIQVSIDQPVVLQACIQLVAEHNLPIECFRWAGFLSLMRPLKTGLELEMDKTSMVQHIHQAVERQISMIRYEMQARLVFVEIESFVHEGNHFLTVSVNYELNLRVLTRVLGLIRATDATPVSELKTKILDLFGRYQLQEEQIIAIVLGNLGSMLGTPKKLQEQFADSLIKPRFVYGDVDRENTLMDALSAELQGQFEVVQNVVCSVFSALNEVVPNADPDFQRIEQFIQDLKSPKYEDSFNEHQISYPTSWCSQRWTYKYKAIRSIVKREQFYVASAQHHPELALAETDWQFLREYHDAFYPLHKLLKTLEQNRDRQHVTFSAFYMQCLMAIKDVRGIDNRFSKPIMAALSQWLMELRERSIFQTMLYLDPRFQYFKSVVLTLEQQNDAQSYILNIWNRINALKPNSEANQIDEDSIKQEDKKDDDMDDFLSEMFGDPAEGSSKSKAIPLNSTVTPVLQQLKSLEIEPRQPHDYDVWNHWLQRSMSHAELFSVAMVVMSLPTNNICLERSYAALVLADRSDGLSEQTLDELLLIRLNRSLFEKAVLTMYDWKKVTRSQE; encoded by the exons GGAAACTTTGGACGATCCCAATATGCTTATATTGAAGATGGAACCGTGCGATTCGGAACTGATGGACGTTCAGAAAGAGGTTGACCCGGAATATCCGAAAGATGATCCACTTTGGTCGGACCACAAGAACACTTCTACAAAACGGCGGAACTCTAAAGGAAAGTCCACCAAAGTCGCGTATACCAAAATCGCCGCGCAGTTCGTCAAGGAGCGCGATGGCCGTTTTGAGTGCCACTTTGACCCAGACTCGGGTTGTAGATATGCCCAGCGGCTGTTGGATCTGAACAACTACGTCCGGCACTGTCGAacgaagcacaaagagagggcTTCGAGACTCGGTCTGGTAGTGGGAGTGCCAGCAACGGACGAAGTTCCGTTTAAGGAACCGGAAGTGGTGGACACAGTACAGACTGGTGAAGAACGGAAACCATCGCTGAAGTATACCATCATCGCGCGGAAACTTATCAAAAAGTCCCAAAAAGGGACGTTCTTTTGTGCGATAGATGAGCGAAGTCGTTGCAGGTATTCGCAGACAAAGAGGTCTTTGCTGAACTTTGTCCGGCATTTCCGGAGGGCTCACGCGAAAGAAGCAACGAAGTATGATCTGTTCCGGAAGATGGTAGCTAAGAAACCAGTACATCTAGTTCTCAAGCGAAGAATTCCTCGTTCAGATGGGGTAAACTTGGCCGAGATCCTTACCCATCACATCAAGCGCTTGGATGGCATGTTCTGGTGTGCCATTGATGAGCAGAGTCCTTGCAAATATGTGCAGGAGAACTACTCCATGAGCAATTTCCTGCGGCACTTCCGAACGGTACATCCCATGGAGGCGATGGTCAGAAATCTTGCCGGGAAGGATGGCCAGGTGCAGATCGAAAATAGAAAGCGATACGCGAGAAAAATCCAGGTCTCTATCGATCAGCCGGTGGTGCTGCAAGCCTGCATCCAGCTGGTGGCTGAGCACAATCTTCCGATCGAGTGCTTCCGGTGGGCCGGTTTCCTCTCACTAATGAGACCTCTGAAGACAGGGCTGGAACTGGAAATGGACAAAACTAGCATGGTCCAACACATCCATCAGGCAGTGGAACGCCAAATCTCCATGATCCGGTATGAAATGCAGGCCAGATTAGTGTTTGTTGAAATTGAGTCGTTCGTTCACGAAGGGAACCATTTCCTGACCGTAAGTGTCAATTACGAACTGAACCTCAGGGTCTTAACTCGAGTTCTTGGGCTTATCAGAGCCACGGACGCAACGCCGGTCAGTGAATTGAAAACCAAGATTCTGGACCTATTTGGCCGCTATCAGCTTCAGGAGGAACAGATCATCGCCATCGTGTTGGGCAATCTGGGAAGTATGCTCGGAACGCCCAAGAAGTTGCAGGAACAGTTCGCTGATTCGTTGATCAAGCCGAGGTTCGTATATGGCGACGTGGATCGGGAAAACACATTGATGGATGCACTTTCAGCCGAACTTCAAGGTCAATTCGAAGTCGTGCAAAATGTGGTCTGCAGTGTTTTCTCTGCTTTGAACGAAGTCGTTCCCAATGCTGATCCAGACTTCCAACGCATCGAGCAGTTCATACAAGACCTGAAAAGTCCCAAGTATGAGGACTCCTTCAACGAACATCAGATTTCTTATCCTACATCCTGGTGTTCGCAACGCTGGACCTACAAGTACAAAGCCATCCGGAGCATCGTCAAACGGGAGCAGTTCTACGTCGCGTCGGCACAGCACCATCCAGAACTTG CTCTCGCAGAAACCGACTGGCAGTTCCTTCGAGAGTATCACGATGCATTCTACCCACTTCACAAGTTGCTCAAAACTCTCGAACAAAACCGGGACCGCCAGCACGTGACCTTCTCCGCCTTCTACATGCAGTGTCTGATGGCCATCAAGGACGTGCGGGGCATCGACAATCGGTTTTCCAAGCCGATTATGGCAGCGCTGAGCCAGTGGTTGATGGAACTGCGAGAGCGAAGCATTTTCCAGACCATGCTCTATCTGGATCCGCGGTTCCAGTACTTCAAGTCGGTCGTGCTGACCCTGGAGCAGCAAAACGACGCTCAG AGCTACATCCTCAACATCTGGAACCGCATCAACGCGCTCAAACCGAACTCGGAGGCCAACCAGATCGACGAGGACAGCATCAAGCAGGAGGACAAGAAGGACGACGACATGGACGATTTCCTGTCGGAAATGTTCGGCGACCCGGCGGAGGGTTCGTCCAAGTCCAAGGCCATCCCGCTGAACAGCACCGTGACTCCGGTGCTGCAACAGCTCAAAAGCCTGGAGATTGAACCCCGGCAGCCGCACGACTACGACGTGTGGAACCACTGGTTGCAGCGCAGCATGAGCCACGCCGAGCTGTTTTCCGTGGCCATGGTGGTGATGTCGCTTCCCACCAACAATATCTGCCTGGAACGATCGTACGCAGCGCTAGTGCTAGCCGATCGAAGTGACGGCCTGTCGGAGCAAACGTTGGACGAACTTCTGCTGATCCGGCTGAACCGCAGTCTGTTCGAGAAGGCCGTGCTGACCATGTACGACTGGAAGAAGGTGACGCGGTCGCAGGAATGA
- the LOC110676020 gene encoding uncharacterized protein LOC110676020 isoform X5 codes for MLILKMEPCDSELMDVQKEVDPEYPKDDPLWSDHKNTSTKRRNSKGKSTKVAYTKIAAQFVKERDGRFECHFDPDSGCRYAQRLLDLNNYVRHCRTKHKERASRLGLVVGVPATDEVPFKEPEVVDTVQTGEERKPSLKYTIIARKLIKKSQKGTFFCAIDERSRCRYSQTKRSLLNFVRHFRRAHAKEATKYDLFRKMVAKKPVHLVLKRRIPRSDGVNLAEILTHHIKRLDGMFWCAIDEQSPCKYVQENYSMSNFLRHFRTVHPMEAMVRNLAGKDGQVQIENRKRYARKIQVSIDQPVVLQACIQLVAEHNLPIECFRWAGFLSLMRPLKTGLELEMDKTSMVQHIHQAVERQISMIRYEMQARLVFVEIESFVHEGNHFLTVSVNYELNLRVLTRVLGLIRATDATPVSELKTKILDLFGRYQLQEEQIIAIVLGNLGSMLGTPKKLQEQFADSLIKPRFVYGDVDRENTLMDALSAELQGQFEVVQNVVCSVFSALNEVVPNADPDFQRIEQFIQDLKSPKYEDSFNEHQISYPTSWCSQRWTYKYKAIRSIVKREQFYVASAQHHPELALAETDWQFLREYHDAFYPLHKLLKTLEQNRDRQHVTFSAFYMQCLMAIKDVRGIDNRFSKPIMAALSQWLMELRERSIFQTMLYLDPRFQYFKSVVLTLEQQNDAQSYILNIWNRINALKPNSEANQIDEDSIKQEDKKDDDMDDFLSEMFGDPAEGSSKSKAIPLNSTVTPVLQQLKSLEIEPRQPHDYDVWNHWLQRSMSHAELFSVAMVVMSLPTNNICLERSYAALVLADRSDGLSEQTLDELLLIRLNRSLFEKAVLTMYDWKKVTRSQE; via the exons ATGCTTATATTGAAGATGGAACCGTGCGATTCGGAACTGATGGACGTTCAGAAAGAGGTTGACCCGGAATATCCGAAAGATGATCCACTTTGGTCGGACCACAAGAACACTTCTACAAAACGGCGGAACTCTAAAGGAAAGTCCACCAAAGTCGCGTATACCAAAATCGCCGCGCAGTTCGTCAAGGAGCGCGATGGCCGTTTTGAGTGCCACTTTGACCCAGACTCGGGTTGTAGATATGCCCAGCGGCTGTTGGATCTGAACAACTACGTCCGGCACTGTCGAacgaagcacaaagagagggcTTCGAGACTCGGTCTGGTAGTGGGAGTGCCAGCAACGGACGAAGTTCCGTTTAAGGAACCGGAAGTGGTGGACACAGTACAGACTGGTGAAGAACGGAAACCATCGCTGAAGTATACCATCATCGCGCGGAAACTTATCAAAAAGTCCCAAAAAGGGACGTTCTTTTGTGCGATAGATGAGCGAAGTCGTTGCAGGTATTCGCAGACAAAGAGGTCTTTGCTGAACTTTGTCCGGCATTTCCGGAGGGCTCACGCGAAAGAAGCAACGAAGTATGATCTGTTCCGGAAGATGGTAGCTAAGAAACCAGTACATCTAGTTCTCAAGCGAAGAATTCCTCGTTCAGATGGGGTAAACTTGGCCGAGATCCTTACCCATCACATCAAGCGCTTGGATGGCATGTTCTGGTGTGCCATTGATGAGCAGAGTCCTTGCAAATATGTGCAGGAGAACTACTCCATGAGCAATTTCCTGCGGCACTTCCGAACGGTACATCCCATGGAGGCGATGGTCAGAAATCTTGCCGGGAAGGATGGCCAGGTGCAGATCGAAAATAGAAAGCGATACGCGAGAAAAATCCAGGTCTCTATCGATCAGCCGGTGGTGCTGCAAGCCTGCATCCAGCTGGTGGCTGAGCACAATCTTCCGATCGAGTGCTTCCGGTGGGCCGGTTTCCTCTCACTAATGAGACCTCTGAAGACAGGGCTGGAACTGGAAATGGACAAAACTAGCATGGTCCAACACATCCATCAGGCAGTGGAACGCCAAATCTCCATGATCCGGTATGAAATGCAGGCCAGATTAGTGTTTGTTGAAATTGAGTCGTTCGTTCACGAAGGGAACCATTTCCTGACCGTAAGTGTCAATTACGAACTGAACCTCAGGGTCTTAACTCGAGTTCTTGGGCTTATCAGAGCCACGGACGCAACGCCGGTCAGTGAATTGAAAACCAAGATTCTGGACCTATTTGGCCGCTATCAGCTTCAGGAGGAACAGATCATCGCCATCGTGTTGGGCAATCTGGGAAGTATGCTCGGAACGCCCAAGAAGTTGCAGGAACAGTTCGCTGATTCGTTGATCAAGCCGAGGTTCGTATATGGCGACGTGGATCGGGAAAACACATTGATGGATGCACTTTCAGCCGAACTTCAAGGTCAATTCGAAGTCGTGCAAAATGTGGTCTGCAGTGTTTTCTCTGCTTTGAACGAAGTCGTTCCCAATGCTGATCCAGACTTCCAACGCATCGAGCAGTTCATACAAGACCTGAAAAGTCCCAAGTATGAGGACTCCTTCAACGAACATCAGATTTCTTATCCTACATCCTGGTGTTCGCAACGCTGGACCTACAAGTACAAAGCCATCCGGAGCATCGTCAAACGGGAGCAGTTCTACGTCGCGTCGGCACAGCACCATCCAGAACTTG CTCTCGCAGAAACCGACTGGCAGTTCCTTCGAGAGTATCACGATGCATTCTACCCACTTCACAAGTTGCTCAAAACTCTCGAACAAAACCGGGACCGCCAGCACGTGACCTTCTCCGCCTTCTACATGCAGTGTCTGATGGCCATCAAGGACGTGCGGGGCATCGACAATCGGTTTTCCAAGCCGATTATGGCAGCGCTGAGCCAGTGGTTGATGGAACTGCGAGAGCGAAGCATTTTCCAGACCATGCTCTATCTGGATCCGCGGTTCCAGTACTTCAAGTCGGTCGTGCTGACCCTGGAGCAGCAAAACGACGCTCAG AGCTACATCCTCAACATCTGGAACCGCATCAACGCGCTCAAACCGAACTCGGAGGCCAACCAGATCGACGAGGACAGCATCAAGCAGGAGGACAAGAAGGACGACGACATGGACGATTTCCTGTCGGAAATGTTCGGCGACCCGGCGGAGGGTTCGTCCAAGTCCAAGGCCATCCCGCTGAACAGCACCGTGACTCCGGTGCTGCAACAGCTCAAAAGCCTGGAGATTGAACCCCGGCAGCCGCACGACTACGACGTGTGGAACCACTGGTTGCAGCGCAGCATGAGCCACGCCGAGCTGTTTTCCGTGGCCATGGTGGTGATGTCGCTTCCCACCAACAATATCTGCCTGGAACGATCGTACGCAGCGCTAGTGCTAGCCGATCGAAGTGACGGCCTGTCGGAGCAAACGTTGGACGAACTTCTGCTGATCCGGCTGAACCGCAGTCTGTTCGAGAAGGCCGTGCTGACCATGTACGACTGGAAGAAGGTGACGCGGTCGCAGGAATGA